A stretch of DNA from Candidatus Kryptonium sp.:
CGAAGCGCGTGCTCTCGTTTGATCTGTTCGATCCGCTCAGGACGCTCCAGTTCCGCCAGGCTCTCGCGCTGCCGCCAGTAAAAGTTCTCGCCGCCGCGCTCGCTTTCGTATTTCTTCGCTTTCTCAAACAGATCTGGATGACGTTCTTTCAG
This window harbors:
- a CDS encoding phosphoadenosine phosphosulfate reductase is translated as LKERHPDLFEKAKKYESERGGENFYWRQRESLAELERPERIEQIKREHALRLEEERRRRPGRPLIELIGAVLDAEDDERGCDICHL